The following coding sequences are from one Verrucomicrobiota bacterium window:
- a CDS encoding ABC transporter ATP-binding protein — protein sequence MPKTLQQIAFIHRLCWPYMRLYWKRFFLGIAFCILFGLSHGLFVGAAKIIAEQINTTPSAITEININADQITNVFSFIESKIDPLLPSLQEPLTPLRIVFGILFIFFLAVLRGVLGYISKYLIGWANERFMRDLRCKILDKLMSLSLNYFNANSSGDLHSSINRDTDQLHRAYQLGLSDLIREPFVLIGVAVGLAMINWKLALFSFTFLPLCAIPIIILGKKVKKAATKKRVTDVSQSSLILQALSNVRVIKSFGLEKVQALEFLQLSNQLVSHNMRIIRSRSLTNPIIESIAALAFGFTLIFAIYFEFRLPDIAGFLMAVIFSYSPIKKLAGLNLLIQQSYVSVERIQKLLLEEPNIKEAEDAIELKTFNHLLSLQSISFSYPESEENALNNISIEVPKGHRIGIVGESGSGKSTLINLILRFYDVHQGSINIDGHNIRNLSLKSLLNQFSFVGQEVLLFNKSVYENISYGTLETTEDDIIRAAKAAHADSFIRELPEGYQTTVGEYGFRLSGGQRQRIALARALVRKAPIILLDEATSALDSASESEIQRAIDNLPENKTIISVAHRLSTLRQTDCIYVLAKGNVVQCGHFKDLLSVEGNFKSLAEKQGMTHAHPHYQT from the coding sequence ATGCCAAAAACTTTACAGCAGATCGCTTTCATTCACCGACTTTGCTGGCCTTACATGCGTTTGTATTGGAAACGCTTTTTCCTAGGCATCGCTTTCTGTATTTTATTTGGCTTAAGCCATGGACTTTTTGTAGGTGCTGCCAAAATTATAGCTGAACAAATCAATACTACTCCTTCCGCGATTACTGAAATCAATATCAATGCTGATCAAATCACCAATGTGTTTAGCTTTATTGAGAGCAAAATTGACCCGCTATTACCCTCCTTGCAAGAGCCCTTAACTCCATTACGTATCGTATTCGGAATCCTGTTTATTTTTTTTCTAGCAGTGTTGAGAGGCGTTTTAGGTTACATCAGCAAATATTTAATTGGCTGGGCTAATGAACGCTTCATGCGTGACTTGCGCTGTAAAATTCTAGACAAATTAATGTCGCTATCTTTAAATTATTTTAACGCTAATTCTAGCGGGGACCTCCATTCAAGTATTAACCGCGATACAGACCAACTACACCGTGCCTATCAATTGGGTCTCTCCGACCTCATCAGGGAACCCTTTGTACTTATTGGAGTTGCCGTGGGCCTAGCCATGATTAATTGGAAGCTGGCACTTTTTTCGTTTACCTTTCTACCACTATGCGCCATTCCAATTATTATTCTGGGAAAGAAGGTCAAGAAAGCTGCCACTAAAAAACGCGTGACCGATGTATCACAATCAAGCTTGATATTACAAGCTCTCTCCAATGTTCGAGTTATTAAATCATTTGGTTTAGAAAAGGTTCAAGCCTTAGAGTTTCTACAACTCTCTAATCAACTTGTCAGTCACAATATGAGAATCATACGTTCCAGATCTCTCACGAATCCTATTATAGAGTCTATTGCAGCTCTAGCCTTTGGTTTTACTCTTATATTTGCCATTTATTTTGAGTTCCGCCTACCGGACATAGCTGGATTCTTAATGGCCGTCATTTTTAGTTATTCCCCTATAAAAAAACTTGCTGGCTTAAATCTACTCATCCAACAAAGCTACGTGAGTGTGGAGCGCATCCAAAAACTCTTACTTGAAGAGCCCAATATCAAAGAAGCCGAAGATGCTATTGAACTTAAAACATTCAATCACTTACTTTCACTTCAGAGTATTTCTTTCTCATATCCTGAAAGTGAAGAAAACGCCCTCAATAATATTTCTATAGAAGTCCCTAAAGGACATCGTATAGGAATCGTTGGTGAAAGTGGTTCTGGCAAAAGCACCCTTATTAACCTTATTCTTAGATTTTATGATGTCCATCAAGGATCAATCAATATTGATGGACACAATATTCGCAATCTATCTCTCAAATCGCTCCTAAACCAATTTTCTTTCGTGGGCCAAGAAGTGCTGCTTTTCAATAAAAGTGTCTATGAAAACATTAGCTATGGCACTCTGGAAACGACAGAAGACGATATTATACGTGCAGCCAAAGCAGCTCATGCCGACTCATTTATTAGGGAACTTCCCGAGGGTTACCAGACTACTGTTGGAGAGTACGGATTTCGCTTATCAGGAGGGCAAAGGCAACGAATAGCGCTTGCCAGAGCCTTAGTTCGCAAAGCTCCTATTATTTTATTAGACGAGGCTACATCTGCCCTTGACTCTGCATCAGAATCTGAAATCCAACGGGCTATTGACAACTTACCTGAAAACAAAACCATCATCTCTGTAGCACACAGACTATCCACCCTTCGCCAAACGGATTGTATTTACGTGCTGGCCAAAGGAAATGTTGTTCAATGTGGACACTTTAAGGATCTATTAAGTGTAGAGGGCAATTTTAAATCGCTTGCTGAGAAGCAAGGAATGACGCATGCGCATCCTCATTATCAAACTTAA
- the rfaQ gene encoding putative lipopolysaccharide heptosyltransferase III, whose amino-acid sequence MRILIIKLKHIGDNLVLTPSICAIKEAYPHSHITVLVRQGGQGILEGCPEIDQILTTSPAEKSNRSFLGELTNTLKLLSQLRENTFDHIFELTNGDRGRWLATISRAKKRWGMANSETSHFWKYFLNKLVPAQINCHSVENDYQIFRSILELQNKLPPLRFHITEKDIASIQSLQTNNSIVIHPVSRWNRKLWPKHYWKELIHTLVQQGEKVVLSSGPDPREIDFCLGLKKNAGGHCSFTGGKLAWHELAAILQSSKLFIGLDTAVMHLAAATQTPIIAIFLPWNITTWHPWECPYIAPCPEGFSLQPHAQANQEEARKALHALKPQLILEAITQLKVRPPSTHPFA is encoded by the coding sequence ATGCGCATCCTCATTATCAAACTTAAGCATATTGGGGATAATCTCGTCCTAACTCCTAGCATCTGTGCAATTAAGGAAGCTTATCCTCATTCTCACATCACTGTTTTGGTCCGACAGGGAGGGCAAGGCATTCTGGAAGGATGCCCAGAAATAGATCAAATTCTTACTACATCCCCTGCTGAAAAAAGTAACCGCTCCTTTTTAGGCGAGCTCACTAATACTCTCAAACTTCTTAGCCAATTGAGGGAAAATACCTTTGATCATATTTTCGAACTTACTAATGGGGATAGGGGGCGCTGGCTTGCCACGATCTCACGAGCAAAAAAACGATGGGGTATGGCCAATTCAGAAACGTCCCATTTCTGGAAATACTTTCTTAATAAACTGGTTCCAGCTCAGATAAATTGCCATAGCGTAGAAAATGACTACCAGATTTTTAGAAGCATACTAGAACTTCAAAATAAGCTGCCGCCTCTTCGCTTTCATATTACCGAGAAAGACATCGCCAGTATCCAAAGCCTACAGACTAATAACAGCATTGTGATTCACCCAGTATCTAGATGGAACCGCAAACTATGGCCCAAACACTATTGGAAAGAGCTTATTCATACGCTTGTACAGCAAGGCGAAAAAGTAGTCCTAAGTTCTGGACCAGATCCCAGAGAAATAGATTTTTGCCTTGGACTCAAAAAAAATGCTGGGGGTCATTGCAGCTTTACCGGCGGAAAACTAGCCTGGCATGAGTTAGCTGCTATACTGCAGTCCTCCAAACTTTTTATAGGTCTAGATACAGCCGTTATGCACCTCGCTGCTGCCACACAAACACCTATTATTGCCATATTCCTTCCTTGGAATATTACAACTTGGCACCCTTGGGAATGTCCATATATTGCGCCATGCCCTGAGGGCTTTAGCTTGCAACCCCATGCTCAGGCTAATCAAGAAGAAGCCCGAAAAGCCTTACACGCTTTAAAACCTCAGCTTATCCTAGAGGCCATCACACAGCTTAAAGTGCGGCCTCCATCAACTCATCCATTCGCTTAA
- the htpG gene encoding molecular chaperone HtpG, whose translation MSSMEKHTFQAEVKQLLDIVINSLYTDKEIFVRELISNASDALERLRFQQVAGNAIADENLEARIALTTDSEANQITIEDTGSGMTKDDLVNNLGTIAHSGSKEFLTKVQADKDQKAALDVIGQFGVGFYSVFMVAKEVRVYTRSYLPDEKGWCWSSEGTGEYSIEEEKGLRRGTKIVISLKEDEKDFAQDYRIESIIKQYSNFVSAPIELNGKSVSTVQAIWTRSKSEITEEEYNKFYQYIGHDMEEPQYRLHFNADAPLAIKSLLFIPKKNMERMGLGRQDVQVNLYCKKVLIESKSKSLMPEWLRFVKGVVDSEDIPLNISRESMQDSALMQKLNKVITSRLLKFLDEESKKRPESFEAFYKEFSPCLKEGVATDFTHREALSKLLRFESSETESGKTTTLADYVSRMKDEQEEIFYVMAPSRASAEASPYNEVFKARGLEMLYLTDPWDEFVMEHLNEFDGKKLKSAEKADLEVDEKDREAKGGLKSDDARLLANWIKETLGDRVKDVVVSKRLVDSPAVVIDPDSHMTATMRQMMKAVQREKGAADEQASEALNMEINPSHSLMQKLNETRSKDEGLAKKVVEQVFDSAKIAAGLMDDPRTMVKRMDELMEAAL comes from the coding sequence ATGAGTTCCATGGAAAAGCATACCTTTCAGGCAGAAGTTAAGCAGTTATTAGATATTGTAATCAACTCCCTTTATACAGATAAGGAGATATTTGTGCGGGAGTTGATATCAAATGCATCTGATGCACTAGAGCGTCTAAGATTTCAGCAAGTAGCTGGAAATGCCATAGCGGATGAGAATTTAGAGGCGCGTATTGCACTAACAACTGATAGCGAGGCTAATCAAATTACAATTGAAGACACGGGTAGCGGAATGACTAAGGATGATTTGGTAAACAATCTTGGCACGATTGCGCACTCTGGATCTAAGGAATTCCTAACAAAGGTTCAGGCAGATAAAGATCAGAAAGCAGCCCTTGATGTGATTGGCCAGTTTGGAGTTGGTTTCTATTCGGTGTTCATGGTCGCCAAGGAAGTAAGAGTTTACACACGATCCTATTTACCTGATGAGAAGGGGTGGTGTTGGAGTTCTGAAGGGACAGGAGAATACAGCATAGAGGAAGAAAAAGGTTTGCGTCGTGGAACCAAGATAGTCATTTCTTTAAAGGAGGATGAGAAAGATTTTGCGCAAGATTATCGTATTGAGTCGATTATCAAGCAGTATTCGAATTTTGTTTCGGCTCCTATCGAATTAAATGGAAAATCTGTAAGCACGGTGCAAGCCATTTGGACTCGCTCGAAAAGTGAAATTACTGAAGAAGAGTATAATAAATTTTATCAATACATTGGGCATGATATGGAAGAGCCTCAATACCGGTTGCATTTTAATGCAGATGCCCCATTAGCGATTAAATCTTTATTATTTATTCCTAAAAAGAATATGGAACGAATGGGGCTTGGTAGACAAGACGTTCAGGTAAACCTATACTGTAAAAAAGTTCTCATCGAATCCAAGAGCAAGAGTCTCATGCCAGAGTGGCTCAGGTTTGTTAAGGGTGTAGTTGATAGTGAGGATATTCCTTTGAACATTTCTCGTGAATCCATGCAAGACTCTGCTTTGATGCAGAAGCTGAACAAAGTTATTACGAGTCGTCTGCTGAAATTTTTAGACGAGGAGAGTAAAAAGCGTCCCGAAAGTTTCGAGGCATTTTACAAAGAATTTTCGCCTTGTCTTAAAGAAGGAGTAGCTACGGATTTTACTCATAGAGAGGCTCTTTCAAAGCTACTGCGCTTTGAGTCTTCGGAAACAGAGAGTGGCAAAACCACGACACTCGCAGATTATGTTTCTCGCATGAAAGACGAGCAAGAAGAGATCTTTTATGTCATGGCCCCATCGCGTGCTTCCGCAGAAGCGAGTCCATATAATGAGGTTTTCAAAGCTAGAGGGCTAGAAATGCTTTACTTAACGGATCCATGGGATGAATTTGTAATGGAGCACCTAAACGAGTTTGATGGTAAAAAATTAAAGTCTGCCGAGAAAGCTGATTTAGAGGTAGATGAAAAAGATCGTGAAGCTAAGGGTGGATTAAAGAGTGACGATGCACGTCTTTTAGCTAATTGGATAAAGGAGACATTGGGAGATCGAGTCAAGGATGTGGTAGTTTCTAAACGTCTTGTAGATAGTCCTGCTGTAGTAATTGATCCTGATAGTCATATGACAGCAACTATGCGGCAAATGATGAAGGCAGTTCAGCGGGAAAAAGGAGCTGCTGATGAGCAGGCTTCAGAGGCTCTTAATATGGAGATTAATCCATCTCATTCGCTGATGCAAAAGCTCAATGAGACTCGCAGTAAGGATGAAGGGTTAGCGAAAAAAGTTGTCGAGCAAGTTTTTGACAGTGCTAAGATTGCAGCTGGTCTTATGGACGATCCACGCACGATGGTTAAGCGAATGGATGAGTTGATGGAGGCCGCACTTTAA
- a CDS encoding LysM peptidoglycan-binding domain-containing protein, producing MIEQCCKLLGLACAGLIYSYILPANAIAISASQLNSQLYAESALLVDQATGKILYEKRPKSKRYPASTVKLLTALLVWEKTKLEGMVTVHADDTKVEPSHIPLKVGEQVSVKDLVYSLLIGSDNDSGMALARHVAGSIPNFAKMMNARAKALGCTHSNFTNPHGLPDPKQVVCAKDMLKIFQAVIMIPELRQICTTKNFVLKTKARTQTVKNHNKLLGKYPGMGPAKTGWTHASQHTYAASVSRNGRELHLIILKSKNKWMDAPKLLDYGFANLPEIRNVAQLQMKTSSISSTPESKYEDERSMPLPVKRLPIAPTTATKSRPKIVTNAVPHPSPNYIRHVVKRGDTLYSISRRYGSKISELIAINNIKDPNLIRVGTSLNIPSSVMVPNDSS from the coding sequence ATGATTGAACAGTGTTGCAAGTTGCTAGGTTTAGCCTGCGCCGGACTTATCTATTCTTATATCCTTCCAGCTAACGCCATTGCCATTTCAGCTAGCCAACTTAATTCCCAGCTCTATGCGGAAAGCGCGCTCCTAGTTGACCAAGCAACTGGCAAAATATTATATGAAAAAAGACCTAAGTCGAAGAGGTACCCAGCTAGCACTGTAAAACTTTTAACAGCACTTTTAGTTTGGGAAAAAACGAAGCTAGAAGGCATGGTCACTGTTCATGCAGATGACACAAAAGTAGAGCCCAGTCATATTCCACTCAAAGTCGGTGAGCAAGTCTCGGTAAAAGACCTTGTATACTCGCTACTCATTGGCTCAGATAATGACAGCGGGATGGCCCTTGCTCGACATGTTGCTGGCTCCATCCCGAATTTTGCCAAAATGATGAATGCACGAGCCAAAGCCTTGGGCTGCACCCACTCAAATTTCACAAACCCACATGGCTTACCAGACCCTAAGCAGGTCGTATGTGCCAAAGATATGCTAAAAATCTTTCAAGCCGTCATAATGATCCCGGAGCTAAGGCAAATCTGCACGACTAAGAATTTCGTTTTAAAAACCAAAGCCAGAACACAAACAGTAAAAAATCACAATAAGCTATTGGGTAAGTATCCTGGCATGGGCCCAGCAAAAACAGGTTGGACTCACGCATCACAACATACGTATGCTGCCTCAGTAAGTCGTAATGGAAGGGAGCTACATTTGATCATTCTCAAAAGTAAAAATAAATGGATGGATGCACCAAAGCTACTTGACTACGGGTTTGCTAATCTTCCAGAAATTCGCAACGTAGCTCAATTACAAATGAAGACCTCCTCTATTTCGTCAACACCAGAGTCCAAATATGAGGACGAACGAAGCATGCCACTACCAGTCAAGCGTTTGCCTATCGCCCCGACGACTGCTACGAAATCTCGCCCCAAAATTGTTACCAATGCTGTTCCACATCCCTCTCCAAATTATATTCGACATGTAGTAAAAAGAGGTGACACACTATATTCCATAAGCCGCCGATATGGTTCCAAAATCTCCGAGTTAATTGCTATCAATAATATTAAGGACCCCAATCTCATCAGAGTAGGAACATCCCTAAACATTCCTTCTTCAGTTATGGTACCCAATGACTCTTCTTAG
- a CDS encoding polyprenyl synthetase family protein, translated as MLANSFIAIHNNSTVDIKVYWKRKQKLVDQALNRELPPKDKKPSTIHTAMRYSIFAGGKRLRPIICLASAEALGGDVQNALPLACAVECIHTYSLIHDDLPCMDDDDLRRGMPTSHKKFGEGIAVLTGDALLTEAFAIASRCKGWKNYSTAKIIQEIAQASGSQALIAGQVVDLECEGKKITPTQLRYIHNNKTAALISASIRLGAMSANASPSRLKLMTEFGQALGLAFQIIDDILDITQTSAELGKSAGKDLTSEKATYPSILGMAKAQKEAKRLTDLAFNKVRSLGKKAEALQAISAYLLERKS; from the coding sequence ATGCTTGCCAATTCTTTCATTGCTATACATAACAATTCGACTGTGGATATTAAGGTATATTGGAAAAGGAAGCAAAAGCTAGTCGATCAAGCTCTGAATCGTGAACTGCCTCCTAAGGACAAAAAGCCAAGCACTATACATACCGCTATGAGGTATAGTATTTTTGCCGGAGGCAAAAGACTACGGCCTATTATTTGTTTGGCCTCTGCTGAGGCTTTGGGAGGAGATGTCCAAAACGCACTACCTCTTGCTTGTGCAGTAGAATGCATTCACACCTACTCACTTATTCATGATGACCTTCCCTGCATGGATGATGACGATCTTCGCAGAGGAATGCCTACTTCTCATAAGAAATTTGGTGAAGGTATAGCAGTTTTAACAGGGGATGCTTTACTAACGGAGGCTTTCGCCATTGCTAGTCGCTGTAAAGGCTGGAAAAACTACTCTACTGCAAAAATTATTCAAGAAATAGCGCAGGCTAGTGGAAGCCAAGCCCTCATAGCAGGACAAGTTGTAGACTTAGAATGTGAAGGGAAAAAAATAACACCTACTCAGCTACGCTACATACATAATAATAAAACAGCAGCCCTTATTAGCGCATCTATTCGCTTAGGGGCTATGTCTGCTAACGCATCGCCAAGCAGGCTTAAACTCATGACAGAGTTCGGGCAAGCCCTTGGTCTAGCCTTCCAAATTATCGATGATATTTTGGACATTACACAAACAAGTGCTGAGCTCGGTAAAAGTGCGGGCAAGGACCTCACCTCTGAAAAGGCTACTTACCCATCTATACTAGGTATGGCCAAAGCTCAAAAGGAAGCAAAACGGCTTACTGACTTAGCTTTTAATAAGGTTCGATCTTTAGGGAAGAAAGCCGAAGCTTTACAAGCTATTTCTGCTTATTTACTAGAGAGAAAAAGCTAA
- the lpxB gene encoding lipid-A-disaccharide synthase, giving the protein MNEVSQVETHFYIIAGEVSGDRHASDLLTALKKYYPNANFKGIGGRYLRSAGQEQLFDMTVHAVVGLTDVLPKYFKFLSLFKKVLADIDYVRPDVLILVDYPGFNLRIAKKVREMFPETRIVYYISPQVWAWKSGRARMMAKYIDLVLLILPFEEEWYQNNAPKVKTKWIGHPIMDRWQVASTEVKAEEGKLRIALMPGSRRKEINTHLPVFLRAAKLLSAYKKGIDFVLLAADDRARELIESIVEEQDVGALSLEIHQGYQLTHLRRCSLALVASGTATLECCLARLPMFVVYRVSNVTYWLGKALVRLPYLSIVNILAKEKVVPEFLQSRVNEELLFEAARRVLGKSDWLEKTSEKLDEVANSLGKPGANKRAALALKRLSEQTS; this is encoded by the coding sequence ATGAATGAAGTCAGTCAAGTAGAGACACATTTTTATATCATCGCAGGAGAAGTTAGCGGGGATCGTCACGCTTCAGATCTACTGACTGCTTTAAAAAAGTATTACCCTAATGCGAATTTTAAAGGCATAGGAGGCAGGTATTTACGTAGTGCAGGGCAGGAACAGCTTTTTGATATGACAGTTCATGCGGTAGTTGGTTTAACAGATGTTCTACCAAAGTATTTTAAATTTCTGAGTTTATTTAAAAAAGTATTGGCTGACATAGACTACGTTCGCCCAGATGTATTAATCCTTGTTGATTATCCTGGTTTCAATCTTCGCATTGCCAAAAAGGTGAGAGAGATGTTTCCCGAAACGAGAATAGTCTACTACATTAGTCCTCAAGTCTGGGCATGGAAGAGTGGTAGAGCTAGAATGATGGCTAAGTATATTGATCTCGTCTTATTGATATTACCCTTTGAAGAAGAATGGTACCAAAATAACGCACCTAAGGTTAAGACGAAGTGGATAGGCCACCCGATTATGGATAGATGGCAAGTCGCCTCTACTGAGGTCAAAGCTGAAGAGGGAAAGCTTAGAATCGCTCTTATGCCTGGAAGCCGTAGGAAAGAAATTAATACGCACCTGCCTGTTTTCTTGCGAGCTGCAAAGTTATTGAGTGCCTATAAAAAGGGAATCGACTTTGTTCTATTAGCAGCTGATGACAGAGCTAGAGAGTTGATTGAGAGCATAGTTGAAGAGCAAGATGTTGGAGCTCTATCCCTAGAGATTCATCAAGGTTATCAATTGACTCACCTTCGACGCTGTTCGCTAGCCTTAGTTGCATCTGGAACAGCTACATTAGAGTGTTGTTTAGCGCGTTTACCTATGTTTGTAGTCTATCGCGTAAGTAATGTAACTTACTGGTTAGGTAAAGCATTAGTCAGATTACCTTATTTAAGCATTGTGAATATTTTGGCTAAGGAAAAGGTTGTTCCTGAGTTCTTACAATCCCGAGTTAACGAGGAATTGCTCTTTGAGGCAGCTCGTCGGGTTTTAGGGAAGTCAGATTGGTTAGAAAAGACCAGCGAGAAGCTTGATGAAGTTGCAAACAGTTTGGGCAAACCTGGAGCAAATAAGAGAGCTGCTCTTGCCCTAAAACGGTTGTCTGAACAGACTTCTTAG
- a CDS encoding Gfo/Idh/MocA family oxidoreductase, with protein sequence MSKKIRVGVIGVGHMGKNHARIFSELDRAELVGVHDIDTRLGEKIASKYGTSFWPDLDKLAKEVEAFSIVTPTTFHYEIGISLLNKGKHLLIEKPITTTTEQATELVELANSNGLVLQVGHVERYNPVLDALEERLAHPRFIEAHRLSSYPDRSTDIGVVMDLMIHDLEVILHLVNSSVASIDAVGIPVLSSSEDIANARIKFENGCVANITTSRISPEKMRKIRIFQDDAYISLDYYAQKGEIYRKSENKILRDSIPILKEEPLLRQLDDFLLCILAKGKPKVSGDHATRALETAAKICDQIWSNSCQVLESEL encoded by the coding sequence ATGAGTAAAAAAATTCGTGTAGGTGTTATTGGCGTAGGTCATATGGGTAAAAACCATGCGCGCATTTTTTCCGAATTGGATCGTGCGGAACTTGTAGGGGTTCATGATATAGATACTCGACTTGGGGAAAAGATTGCCTCTAAGTATGGCACTAGTTTTTGGCCTGATTTAGATAAGCTAGCTAAAGAAGTAGAGGCATTTTCAATTGTTACGCCTACTACATTTCACTATGAGATAGGCATATCTCTACTGAACAAAGGAAAGCATCTATTGATTGAGAAGCCAATTACGACTACTACAGAGCAAGCAACCGAATTGGTGGAGTTGGCTAATAGTAATGGGCTGGTCTTACAGGTTGGACATGTCGAGCGCTATAATCCTGTGCTGGATGCTTTGGAAGAGCGTTTAGCACATCCCCGCTTTATAGAGGCTCACCGACTATCATCTTACCCAGATAGGAGCACAGATATTGGGGTGGTGATGGACCTAATGATTCATGATCTAGAAGTTATCCTACATCTTGTGAATTCATCAGTCGCGTCGATTGACGCAGTGGGCATTCCCGTTCTCAGCTCGAGCGAGGATATTGCTAACGCTAGAATCAAATTTGAAAATGGCTGTGTGGCTAATATCACCACAAGTCGCATCAGTCCTGAGAAAATGAGAAAGATCCGTATATTTCAAGATGATGCCTATATATCCCTAGATTACTATGCGCAAAAAGGGGAAATTTATCGCAAATCCGAAAATAAGATTTTGCGAGATAGCATACCAATCTTAAAGGAGGAGCCTTTGCTTAGGCAACTTGATGACTTCTTGCTCTGTATTCTTGCAAAAGGAAAGCCGAAAGTTTCTGGCGACCATGCAACAAGGGCATTAGAGACGGCTGCGAAAATTTGCGATCAAATCTGGTCAAATTCTTGTCAGGTCCTAGAATCCGAGCTTTGA
- the lpxI gene encoding UDP-2,3-diacylglucosamine diphosphatase LpxI (LpxI, functionally equivalent to LpxH, replaces it in LPS biosynthesis in a minority of bacteria.), protein MIRESFSNDRLGLIAGKGIYPELILTEARKAGVREIFMACVEGETDPSLAGLADIVLWHRVGQLGKMLNFFKQYEVSHVIMAGQMTPQRLFDLRPDMKAIAVLAGLKKRNAESIFGAIGAELAKVGAKLLPSTTFLEDYVAREGHIAGPRESKRLLNDARFGWPLAKKVSELDIGQTVIVKQGTVLAVEGYDGTNSTIRRGGQLGKNSVTMVKVSKPNQDMRFDVPVIGPDTLRIAGASGVNGIICEAEKTLILGFDEVLQIAKSEKVTLMGMKTGNE, encoded by the coding sequence ATGATTAGAGAAAGTTTTTCCAACGATAGGCTAGGGTTGATTGCGGGCAAAGGAATCTATCCAGAGCTGATTCTTACAGAGGCTCGTAAAGCTGGAGTAAGAGAAATTTTTATGGCATGTGTTGAAGGAGAGACTGACCCCTCTCTTGCTGGATTAGCTGATATTGTCTTATGGCATCGTGTAGGGCAACTAGGTAAAATGTTAAACTTTTTCAAGCAATATGAAGTCTCCCATGTGATTATGGCGGGACAAATGACCCCACAGCGTCTTTTTGATCTTAGGCCAGATATGAAAGCTATTGCCGTCTTGGCTGGATTGAAAAAACGTAATGCGGAGTCAATATTTGGAGCAATTGGGGCTGAATTAGCTAAGGTTGGTGCTAAGCTCCTCCCTTCAACGACCTTTTTAGAGGACTATGTAGCTCGAGAAGGTCATATAGCAGGGCCCAGGGAATCAAAGCGTTTGTTGAATGATGCAAGATTTGGTTGGCCTCTAGCTAAGAAGGTGAGTGAATTAGATATTGGACAAACAGTTATTGTGAAGCAGGGTACGGTTCTTGCAGTGGAGGGGTATGATGGTACTAATAGCACGATACGAAGGGGGGGGCAGCTGGGAAAGAATTCAGTGACCATGGTTAAAGTATCAAAGCCTAATCAAGATATGCGTTTTGATGTGCCCGTTATAGGGCCCGATACCTTGCGAATAGCTGGAGCTTCAGGGGTAAATGGTATTATTTGTGAGGCTGAAAAGACTTTAATTTTAGGGTTTGATGAAGTTTTACAGATTGCGAAGAGTGAAAAAGTCACGCTAATGGGAATGAAGACAGGCAATGAGTAA